One window of the Colletotrichum destructivum chromosome 4, complete sequence genome contains the following:
- a CDS encoding Putative FAD-dependent glycerol-3-phosphate dehydrogenase, FAD dependent oxidoreductase — MASRFSSLRRPVAIAAVAATGGVVAYSTFLSGRGAHSFDKPLVELKRDSQGKIVPPSFPATKDRASQLADLRAHNSDDHEYDLLVIGGGATGTGIALDAVTRGLKVALVERDDFSAGTSSKSTKLVHGGVRYLEKAVWNLDYSQLELVMEALHERKTFLNVAPHLSSSLPILLPIQKWWQTPYFWAGTKAYDLLAGSQGLESSYYVSTNKALEAFPMLRRDNMVGALVYYDGQHNDSRMNVSLALTAAFYGATVLNHVEVTSLEKNPNGKITGAKVRDVMTPGSDSFTVRAKGVINATGPFADAVERMDNPDRKPIVAPASGAHIMLPGDICPNGIGLLDAATSDGRVIFVLPWQGYTLAGTTDNAAPVEREPIAREDDIKFILKEVNKLITPESALSRSDVLAAWSGIRPLVKDPNAKNTESLVRSHLVTVSDSGLLTCAGGKWTTYRQMAEDAVDEAIKTFKLEPKPVTLPDISGAGLPAFTTTGKCITTNVPLVGAHGFSKHLPAHLSSQFSLDADVANHLAHNYGDRAWSVAAFSSERILPNFPFVVGEIRHGVRAEAALTATDLISRRTRLAFLDAESALRALPRVIDVMAEELGWNEARKDKEWTETVHFLQSMGLSADKLNVTRKEVLSSGGAKSGYAPKSQIAATASGFKTAGLVGDIQAPGALASTRNITEA, encoded by the exons ATGGCGTCCCGCTTCTCGAGCCTGAGAAGgcccgtcgccatcgcggccgtcgccgccactGGTGGTGTCGTTGCCTACTCGACCTTTCTCAGCGGCCGCGGAGCTCACAGCTTCGACAAGCCGCTCGTTGAGCTGAAGCGCGACAGCCAGGGCAAGATCGTTCCGCCCTCGTTCCCCGCCACAAAGGATCGCGCCTCTCAGCTGGCCGACCTTCGCGCCCACAACTCAGATGACCACGAGTACGACCTGCTCGTcattggtggtggtgctaCCGGCACCGGTATTGCTCTCGATGCCGTGACCCGTGGCCTCAAGGTCGCTCTCGTCGAGCGCGATGACTTCTCCGCCGGAACCTCGTCCAAGAGCACCAAGCTCGTCCACGGCGGCGTCCGCTACCTCGAAAAGGCCGTCTGGAACCTCGACTACTCCCAGCTTGAGCTCGTCATGGAGGCTCTGCACGAGCGCAAGACCTTCCTCAACGTTGCCCCGCACCTGTCCTCGTCTCTGCCTATCCTCCTGCCCATCCAGAAGTGGTGGCAGACCCCCTACTTCTGGGCCGGCACCAAGGCCTACGATCTCCTCGCCGGTTCCCAGGGCCTTGAGAGCTCCTACTACGTTTCCACCAacaaggccctcgaggctTTCCCCATGCTCCGCCGCGACAACATGGTTGGTGCTCTCGTCTACTACGACGGCCAGCACAACGACTCCCGCATGAACGTATCCCTCGCCCTGACTGCTGCCTTCTACGGCGCAACCGTGCTCAACCACGTCGAGGTCACCTCTCTGGAAAAGAACCCCAACGGCAAAATCACTGGCGCCAAGGTCCGCGATGTCATGACCCCCGGCAGCGACTCTTTCACCGTCCGCGCAAAGGGTGTCATCAACGCTACCGGCCCCTtcgctgacgccgtcgagcgtATGGACAACCCCGACCGCAAGCCTATTGTTGCCCCTGCCTCCGGCGCCCACATCATGCTGCCTGGCGATATCTGCCCCAACGGAATCGGTCTTCTCGATGCTGCCACCTCGGACGGTCGTGTCATTTTCGTGCTGCCTTGGCAAGGATACACGCTCGCGGGAACCACGGACAACGCTGCCCCCGTCGAGCGCGAGCCCATTGCCCGCGAAGATGACATCAAGTTCATCCTCAAGGAGGTCAACAAGCTCATCACCCCCGAATCTGCCCTGTCTCGCTCTGATGTTCTCGCCGCCTGGTCTG GAATCCGCCCCTTGGTCAAGGACCCCAACGCCAAGAACACCGAGTCCCTCGTCCGCTCCCATCTCGTCACCGTCTCCGACTCCGGCCTTCTTACATGCGCTGGCGGCAAGTGGACTACCTACCGCCagatggccgaggatgctgtcgacgaggccatcaagacCTTCAAGCTCGAGCCCAAGCCCGTCACCCTTCCGGATATCTCTGGTGCTGGCCTCCCCGCCTTCACCACCACTGGCAAGTGTATCACCACCAACGTgcccctcgtcggcgcccacGGCTTCTCCAAGCACCTGCCCGCCCACCTCAGCTCGCAGTTCTccctcgatgccgacgttGCCAACCACCTGGCTCACAACTACGGTGACCGCGCCTGGTCGGTTGCTGCTTTCTCTTCCGAGCGCATCCTGCCCAACTTCCCCTTCGTTGTCGGCGAGATCCGTCACGGTGTCCGCGCCGAGGCTGCCTTGACCGCCACCGACCTGATCTCCCGCCGCACCCGTCTCGCCTTCTTGGATGCCGAATCCGCCCTCCGCGCCCTGCCCCGCGTCATTGACGTCATGGCCGAGGAACTCGGCTGGAACGAGGCTCGCAAGGACAAGGAGTGGACCGAGACGGTCCACTTTCTCCAGTCTATGGGTCTGTCCGCTGACAAGCTCAACGTCACGCGCAAGGAGGTTctcagcagcggcggcgccaagtCTGGGTACGCCCCCAAGTCCCAgatcgccgccaccgccagcGGCTTCAAGACGGCCGGCCTGGTGGGCGATATTCAGGCCCCCGGTGCTCTGGCATCAACAAGAAACATCACCGAGGCATGA
- a CDS encoding Putative major intrinsic protein produces the protein MAESVSESSSVGKQHIPTFKHDMGGEETHEEHAVGSMLPPHQEEKQLAWARIRENLQDGFSEFFGTMVLVLFGDGVVAQVVLSNSTKGDYQSISWGWGLGVMLGVYCSKKSGGHLNPAVTLANCVYRGHPWRKFPIYFIGQLLGAMAAAFIVYGNYIKAIDAFEGGAGIRTVGGPNSTAGVFCTYPAEFMTRTGMFFSEVISSSILQFVIFALADPANGAAGPFMPLALFFLIFGIGACWGWETGYAINLARDFGPRLVSYIVGYGPGVWSAGGYYFWIPMVAPFFGTLLGGFLYDVFMYTGESPINSPYFGLTRLFRPRRDVWSNTYKNRLDKV, from the exons ATGG CGGAATCGGTGTCTGAGTCTTCATCTGTCGGAAAGCAACATATCCCGACCTTCAAGCACGACATGGGAGGCGAAGAGACCCACGAGgagcacgccgtcggcagcaTGCTTCCCCCTCaccaggaggagaagcagctcGCTTGGGCCCGCATCCGAGAGAACCTTCAGGATGGCTTTTCTGAGTTTTTCGGAACCATGGTCCTCGTCTTGTTTGGTGACGGTGTCGTTGCCCAGGTTGTCCTGAGTAACAGCACCAAGGGTGACTACCAGAGTATCTCTTGGGGCTGGGG ATTGGGCGTCATGCTCGGCGTTTACTGCAGCAAGAAATCCGGTGGTCATCTCAACCCGGCAGTGACACTCGCCAACTGCGTGTACCGTGGCCACCCGTGGCGCAAATTCCCCATCTACTTCATTGGTCAGCTGCTGGGtgccatggcggcggccttcatTGTGTACGGCAACTacatcaaggccatcgacgcgttcgagggcggcgccggaaTCCGCACCGTCGGAGGACCCAACTCCACGGCCGGCGTCTTTTGCACATACCCCGCCGAGTTCATGACACGGACGGGCATGTTCTTTTCCGAAGTCATCTCGTCGAGCATTCTCCAGTTCGTCATtttcgccctcgccgaccccGCCAACGGAGCCGCCGGACCCTTCATGCCCTtggccctcttcttccttaTCTTCGGCATTGGTGCCTGCTGGGGTTGGGAGACGGGCTATGCCATCAACCTGGCGCGTGACTTTGGCCCCCGCCTGGTTTCGTACATTGTCGGATACGGTCCTGGTGTGTGGTCCGCCGGTGGATACTATTTCTGG ATCCCTATGGTTGCCCCCTTTTTCGGAACCCTCCTCGGAGGCTTCCTGTACGACGTATTCATGTACACGGGAGAGAGCCCGATCAACAGCCCCTACTTTGGCCTGACCCGTCTCTTCCGGCCCCGTCGGGACGTGTGGTCTAACACCTACAAGAACCGCTTGGATAAGGTGTAG